The Chthoniobacterales bacterium genome includes a window with the following:
- a CDS encoding energy transducer TonB yields the protein MLRIPLTFATALLACGNLLAAEVQVQVKPAASPSPTGSPKSQSPTPSAQTPQYRPALLGIGPTAVINRIDTAGLIKDGQKDASVSFCCSVSSLGEIMHSWTYRGTPESKLLERELVRCLDRSSFIPAVYEQHPVNVLFFGTVIFKVVNGKPRLRIFANQETEELKKESDFIGPQPFIGPGSKFEGLHYPNDSLTSELSGIVELAVKVDAAGNLKDLRIVSEDPPLVGFRRAAAEDFRVARFIPAFRDGKPVECSVTLPVYYEP from the coding sequence ATGCTTCGAATCCCTTTAACTTTCGCGACGGCTTTGCTCGCGTGCGGAAATCTCCTGGCCGCCGAAGTCCAGGTTCAGGTCAAACCGGCGGCCAGCCCATCCCCGACGGGGTCGCCCAAATCGCAATCGCCGACTCCATCAGCGCAAACGCCTCAATATCGGCCCGCGCTTCTCGGGATCGGGCCGACGGCTGTGATCAACCGCATCGACACCGCAGGCCTGATCAAGGATGGGCAAAAGGACGCGTCGGTTTCGTTTTGCTGCTCCGTCAGCTCTCTCGGAGAGATCATGCACTCCTGGACATATCGCGGGACTCCGGAATCCAAATTACTCGAGCGCGAATTGGTGAGATGCCTCGACCGGTCCTCCTTCATCCCCGCCGTTTACGAGCAACACCCCGTCAACGTTCTCTTTTTCGGCACGGTCATCTTCAAGGTCGTAAACGGAAAACCGCGCCTGCGCATTTTCGCGAACCAGGAGACGGAAGAGTTGAAAAAGGAGAGCGACTTCATCGGGCCCCAGCCGTTTATCGGACCGGGTTCCAAGTTCGAAGGATTGCATTATCCCAACGACAGTTTGACGTCCGAGCTGAGCGGCATCGTCGAGCTGGCCGTGAAAGTGGACGCCGCCGGAAACCTGAAGGACCTGCGAATTGTTTCCGAGGATCCTCCGTTGGTGGGCTTCCGGCGGGCGGCGGCGGAAGACTTCCGGGTCGCGCGCTTCATTCCCGCATTTCGCGACGGGAAACCGGTCGAGTGCAGCGTCACCCTGCCGGTTTATTACGAACCGTAG
- a CDS encoding DNA-3-methyladenine glycosylase, whose translation MPKAAFLPCSFFERDPLLCARELVGTELVWGRCSGIIVETEAYLTLHDEACHTFTRPSTRAFVERNLPGAVYIYFNYGVHWMLNLLVKGGERSGLVLIRALEPRCGLALMKKRRGVEEIRRLCSGPGKLTQALEITNRHHEMSICAGPRHCLLPRAGKVSVVADPRIGISRSKDFPWRFTLAGSEFVSRPVRA comes from the coding sequence GTGCCGAAAGCTGCCTTCTTGCCGTGCTCGTTCTTCGAGCGCGATCCACTGCTCTGTGCCCGTGAACTCGTCGGCACGGAATTGGTCTGGGGAAGATGCTCCGGCATTATCGTCGAGACGGAGGCGTATCTGACGCTGCATGACGAGGCCTGCCACACCTTTACCCGGCCGAGCACGCGCGCTTTCGTCGAGCGCAATCTACCCGGGGCGGTTTACATTTATTTCAACTACGGCGTCCATTGGATGCTTAACTTGCTCGTCAAGGGCGGGGAACGCAGCGGCCTCGTTTTAATCCGGGCGCTCGAACCGCGGTGCGGCCTGGCCCTGATGAAAAAGCGCCGCGGAGTGGAAGAGATCCGGCGGCTTTGCTCGGGCCCGGGAAAGCTGACCCAGGCTCTGGAAATTACGAACCGGCATCACGAGATGAGCATCTGCGCGGGGCCGCGCCATTGCCTGCTGCCGCGCGCCGGGAAGGTTTCCGTGGTGGCCGACCCGCGCATTGGCATCAGCCGCTCGAAGGACTTTCCCTGGCGGTTTACCCTCGCCGGCAGCGAGTTCGTGAGCCGCCCTGTTCGCGCATAG
- the mnmA gene encoding tRNA 2-thiouridine(34) synthase MnmA, with amino-acid sequence MKTRVLLGMSGGVDSSVAGYLLREQGYDVVGVTMKVWPQDCISRAEDKCCGPQAVADARNVAHSLGIPHYVVDEADQFERLVIDYFSSEYQAGRTPNPCVMCNEKLKFGNLWKKAEALGCDYIGTGHYAIIEHHPDRAVLRKGADSRKDQSYFLFSLRQAQLRRALTPLGGMSKPAIREIARSLGLKVADKVDSQEICFVPGNDYKAFLRSHLGAEEFHPGAIYDLEGNFLGEHGGIEMFTIGQRKGLPGGSAQPRYVVDLDPATNRVIVGAAEDLVSDDFEIDRVNWIGDLKAAGSSRNPNSFEATVKIRYSHPGTRATVTPLEGGRVRVQLHEPQKAVTPGQAAVIYDGDIVVGGGWICRAAALQPA; translated from the coding sequence ATGAAAACACGCGTCCTCCTTGGCATGAGCGGCGGCGTCGATTCCAGTGTCGCGGGCTACCTTCTCCGCGAGCAGGGATACGACGTCGTGGGCGTTACCATGAAGGTCTGGCCCCAGGATTGCATCTCGCGCGCCGAGGACAAATGCTGTGGCCCCCAGGCCGTCGCCGACGCGCGGAACGTGGCCCACTCGTTAGGCATTCCTCATTACGTGGTGGATGAGGCCGATCAATTCGAACGGCTCGTGATCGATTATTTCTCCAGCGAATACCAGGCGGGCCGCACCCCGAATCCGTGCGTGATGTGCAACGAGAAACTCAAATTCGGAAATCTTTGGAAGAAAGCCGAAGCGCTCGGCTGCGATTATATTGGCACCGGACATTACGCGATTATTGAGCATCATCCGGATCGCGCGGTTTTGCGAAAGGGCGCCGATTCGCGGAAAGACCAGTCCTACTTCCTTTTTAGTCTGCGCCAGGCCCAGCTCCGGCGGGCTCTCACGCCCCTGGGCGGAATGTCGAAGCCGGCCATTCGGGAAATTGCGCGTTCGTTAGGCTTGAAGGTGGCGGATAAGGTGGACAGCCAGGAGATCTGCTTCGTGCCGGGCAACGACTACAAGGCATTTCTCCGGTCGCACCTCGGCGCGGAGGAATTTCACCCCGGCGCAATCTACGATCTCGAGGGAAATTTCCTGGGCGAACATGGGGGGATCGAGATGTTCACCATCGGTCAGCGGAAAGGTTTGCCCGGCGGCTCGGCCCAGCCGCGTTATGTGGTCGATCTCGATCCGGCAACGAACCGCGTCATCGTCGGCGCCGCGGAAGATCTTGTCTCGGACGACTTCGAAATCGACCGGGTGAACTGGATCGGTGATCTAAAGGCGGCTGGCTCCAGCCGCAACCCAAACAGTTTCGAAGCGACGGTGAAGATTCGCTACAGCCATCCCGGCACCCGCGCGACGGTGACACCGCTGGAGGGTGGGCGCGTCCGCGTTCAGTTGCACGAACCGCAGAAGGCGGTCACTCCCGGTCAGGCCGCCGTAATTTATGACGGCGATATCGTCGTGGGAGGCGGCTGGATTTGCCGGGCGGCGGCGCTTCAGCCGGCCTGA
- the cutA gene encoding divalent-cation tolerance protein CutA, translating to MGTATLLALSTFPDVETARRIAGQLVAENFAACANIIPAIDSIYRWQGKLEQGREALAFFKTTEVRYAAFQEKLKSLHPYDVPEIVCLDIRNGLPEYLRWVSENTEAT from the coding sequence ATGGGCACGGCGACTCTCCTGGCCCTGAGCACGTTTCCGGACGTCGAGACCGCGCGCCGCATCGCCGGGCAATTGGTGGCCGAAAATTTCGCGGCCTGCGCGAACATTATTCCGGCGATCGATTCAATCTATCGCTGGCAGGGCAAGCTGGAGCAGGGGAGGGAAGCGCTCGCTTTCTTCAAGACCACCGAAGTCCGTTATGCGGCGTTTCAGGAGAAACTGAAGTCGCTCCACCCCTACGATGTCCCCGAGATCGTCTGCCTCGATATTCGTAATGGCCTGCCGGAATACCTCCGGTGGGTCAGCGAGAATACCGAAGCAACTTAA
- a CDS encoding M15 family metallopeptidase — MITLGMLVLAAWWSFLGNGQAPPADESEFVDIHQVDRSIAIDLHYATANNVARRPLYPPGTPALVRSGVAQRLVVVQKYLQAKGFGLKIWDAYRPESIQTELWKATHNRSFVADPNEGIGSMHTRGAAVDATLVDRAGRELPMPTGFDNFTPAALMIYQGRDPAVRANLKLLQKAMAHGGFYGMRTEWWHFAAPDWKKYPHVPDLKFQNQASTARP; from the coding sequence ATGATCACGCTCGGAATGTTGGTGCTGGCTGCGTGGTGGTCCTTCCTGGGAAACGGCCAGGCTCCGCCGGCGGATGAGAGCGAGTTCGTTGACATTCATCAGGTCGATCGCTCCATCGCGATCGATCTGCACTACGCGACCGCAAACAATGTCGCTCGCCGGCCGCTTTATCCTCCTGGAACGCCGGCCCTGGTCCGGTCGGGCGTTGCCCAACGTCTCGTGGTTGTGCAAAAATATCTGCAGGCAAAGGGATTCGGCCTCAAGATCTGGGACGCCTACCGGCCGGAGTCGATCCAGACCGAACTCTGGAAGGCGACCCATAACCGGTCGTTTGTCGCCGACCCGAACGAGGGCATTGGCTCGATGCACACTCGCGGCGCGGCGGTGGACGCCACCCTGGTGGATCGGGCAGGCCGTGAACTTCCGATGCCGACCGGGTTCGACAATTTCACGCCGGCTGCCCTGATGATTTACCAGGGTCGCGATCCGGCCGTCCGCGCCAACTTGAAACTCCTGCAAAAAGCGATGGCCCACGGTGGCTTCTATGGGATGCGAACCGAGTGGTGGCATTTCGCCGCGCCGGACTGGAAGAAATATCCGCACGTTCCCGATCTCAAATTCCAGAATCAGGCAAGCACGGCCCGGCCATGA
- the acs gene encoding acetate--CoA ligase, with protein sequence MGDNNIESHLIEKRVFKPSKAFAKAARIKSLEKYRRMYRESIKSPAKFWTREANELVWQKRWKTVLKWKAPFAQWFVGGKLNLSENCLDRHLSGSKRNKVAILWEGEPGDKRALTYQQLHRDVCRFANVLKRNNIRKGDRVIIYMPTIPEAAIAMLACTRIGAVHSVVFGGFSADSIRDRIADCGATAVITADGGYRRGSIVPLKKNVDDALRGETTIKRVIVFRRAGNDIHIEEGRDVWWHRELEYVDANCPPAALDSEHPLYILYTSGSTGKPKGILHTTGGYLVQIYSTMKYVFDLREDDLYWCTADIGWVTGHSYVVYGPLANGATTLMYEGAPNWPEADRLWRIIEEYGVNILYTAPTAIRAVIRWGDHWVMKHDLSSLRLLGSVGEPINPEAWMWYRKVVGGDRCPIVDTWWQTETGSMMITPIPGAIPTKPGSATLPFFGVDAAIVDERGKEVGPDVGGKLIIRKPWPSMLRTIYGDKERYKKQYWSEFKGSYFTGDGARRDKDGYFWIVGRIDDVLNVAGHRLGTSEIESALVSHENVAEAAVVGRPDDLKGQSVVAFVTVKGNVTVSNSLKAELREHVGRHIGAIAKPDEIRFAEALPKTRSGKIMRRLLKEIASGKSVTGDTTTLEDLSVLAKLAAEEE encoded by the coding sequence GCGCGAAGCGAACGAGCTGGTTTGGCAGAAGCGCTGGAAGACCGTCCTGAAATGGAAGGCGCCGTTCGCGCAATGGTTTGTGGGCGGAAAGCTGAACCTTTCGGAGAATTGTCTCGACCGCCATCTTTCCGGTTCGAAAAGGAACAAGGTTGCGATCCTGTGGGAAGGCGAGCCGGGCGACAAACGCGCGCTGACCTATCAGCAGCTGCATCGCGATGTCTGCCGGTTCGCGAACGTGCTCAAGCGAAACAACATTCGCAAAGGCGACCGCGTCATCATTTACATGCCCACGATTCCGGAGGCGGCGATCGCGATGCTGGCCTGCACCCGGATCGGCGCGGTTCACTCTGTGGTGTTCGGCGGTTTTAGCGCGGACAGCATTCGGGACCGGATCGCCGACTGCGGCGCGACAGCCGTTATCACGGCGGATGGTGGGTATCGGCGCGGCTCGATTGTTCCCTTGAAAAAGAACGTGGACGACGCGCTCCGCGGCGAGACCACGATCAAACGCGTGATCGTGTTTCGCCGGGCCGGCAACGATATCCATATCGAGGAAGGCCGGGACGTCTGGTGGCATCGCGAGCTGGAATATGTGGACGCCAATTGCCCGCCCGCTGCGCTCGATAGCGAGCATCCCCTTTACATTCTTTATACGAGCGGCTCGACCGGAAAACCGAAAGGCATTCTCCACACGACTGGCGGGTATCTCGTGCAGATTTATTCGACGATGAAATATGTCTTCGATCTGCGCGAAGACGATCTTTATTGGTGCACGGCCGACATCGGCTGGGTGACGGGGCACAGCTATGTTGTCTACGGTCCGCTCGCCAATGGGGCGACGACCCTGATGTATGAAGGCGCACCGAACTGGCCGGAAGCAGACCGTTTGTGGCGGATCATCGAGGAATACGGGGTCAACATTCTCTACACGGCGCCGACCGCGATCCGGGCCGTTATTCGCTGGGGCGATCATTGGGTCATGAAGCATGATCTCTCCTCGCTCCGCCTTCTCGGATCGGTGGGCGAGCCGATCAATCCCGAGGCCTGGATGTGGTATCGCAAGGTGGTGGGCGGCGATCGTTGCCCGATCGTCGACACCTGGTGGCAGACGGAGACCGGCTCGATGATGATCACGCCCATCCCGGGAGCAATCCCGACCAAGCCGGGGAGCGCGACGCTGCCTTTCTTTGGGGTGGATGCAGCGATTGTCGATGAGCGCGGGAAAGAAGTGGGGCCGGATGTCGGCGGGAAGCTGATTATTCGCAAACCATGGCCTTCGATGCTGCGAACGATTTACGGCGACAAGGAGCGTTACAAAAAACAATACTGGAGCGAATTCAAAGGGAGTTACTTCACCGGAGACGGAGCCCGCCGCGACAAGGATGGCTATTTTTGGATCGTGGGCCGAATCGACGATGTCCTGAACGTGGCCGGCCATCGGCTCGGCACGTCTGAAATCGAGAGCGCCCTGGTAAGCCATGAGAATGTGGCGGAAGCGGCCGTGGTGGGGCGCCCCGACGACTTGAAGGGCCAGAGCGTGGTGGCGTTCGTGACCGTGAAAGGGAACGTGACCGTGAGCAATTCGCTCAAGGCGGAACTCCGCGAACACGTTGGCCGCCATATCGGGGCGATCGCGAAGCCGGACGAAATCCGATTCGCCGAGGCGCTGCCCAAGACGCGGAGCGGCAAGATCATGCGCCGTCTGCTGAAAGAGATTGCCAGCGGGAAAAGCGTGACGGGGGACACGACCACGCTGGAAGATCTCAGCGTCCTGGCCAAGCTGGCCGCCGAAGAGGAATAG